A window of Sebastes umbrosus isolate fSebUmb1 chromosome 3, fSebUmb1.pri, whole genome shotgun sequence contains these coding sequences:
- the suz12b gene encoding polycomb protein suz12-B isoform X4, whose amino-acid sequence MRRNLSLLAGFCCRQRGQPVNAISQAMMNSVKKPKMEQIQADHELFLQAFEKPTQIYRFLRTRNLIAPIFLHRTLTFMSHRNGRTNAKRKTFKVDDMLQTVERMKEEQDSLSLSSHLQLTFTGFFHKDEKPSQNSENEQNSVSLEVLLVKVCHKKRKDVSCPIKQVPTGKKQVPLNPDSNQTKHGSYPSLLVSSNEFEPSNSHMVKSYSLLFRVSRTGRRDTNGLVNGEANENIDVIDTPSRKKRSSSHRDEGETTETFVAQMTVFDKNRRLQLLDGEYEVSMQGMEDSPVSKKRATWETILDGKRLPPFETFSQGPTLQFMLRWTGDASGKSTAPVAKPLATRNSDSSSPMETRTSNHRAALMTVKESVSTDIQTRKEQVLCEPRQKLRIFYQFLYNNNTRQQTEARDDLHCPWCTLNCSKLYSLLKHLKLSHSRFIFNYVPHPKGARIDVSINECYDGSYVGNPQDIHSQPGFAFSRNGPVKRTAVTHILVCRPKRTKPSLSEFLETEDGELEQQRTYVSGHNRLYFHSDSCMPLRPQEMEEDSEDERDPEWLREKTATQLDEFTDVNEGEKEVMKLWNLHVMKYGFIADNQMNQAIMLFAEKTGAHIIRRNLCRNFLLHLVSMHDFNLVSTATIDRAMARLRQIREELPDVEEEEQDQTLVPAGACNGNVVTSAGGKQGKRTKSALTE is encoded by the exons ATGCGGAGGAACCTCAG TCTGCTAGCAGGCTTCTGCTGCAGGCAGCGAGGACAACCAGTTAATGCCATCAGCCAGG CCATGATGAACTCTGTGAAGAAGCCGAAGATGGAGCAGATCCAGGCCGACCATGAGCTGTTCCTGCAGGCCTTTGAAA AACCAACTCAGATATACAGATTCCTCCGCACAAGGAATTTGATTGCA CCCATATTTTTGCACAGGACGCTCACCTTCATGTCTCACAGAAATGGCCGAACAAATGCCAAAAG GAAAACGTTCAAAGTGGACGACATGTTGCAGACAGTCGAGAGGATGAAAGAAGAGCAGGATTCTCTAAG TTTATCTTCACATCTACAGTTAACCTTCACTGGGTTCTTCCATAAGGATG AAAAGCCATCTCAgaattcagaaaatgaacaaaattcCGTGTCCTTAGAGGTGCTACTTGTCAAAGTCTGCCATAAAAAACGCAAG GATGTCAGCTGCCCGATAAAGCAAGTGCCTACAGGTAAAAAGCAGGTGCCTTTGAATCCTGACAGTAACCAAACCAAGCATGGCTCCTACCCCTCCTTACTGGTCTCCAGCAACGAGTTTGAGCCCAGCAACAGCCACATGGTCAAGTCCTACTCGCTCCTGTTCAGGGTGTCACGCACAGGGAGGAGAGATACTAATGGTCTAGTCAACGGAGAGGCCAACGAGAACATTG ATGTAATAGATACTCCTAGTAGAAAGAAGAGAAGTTCATCCCATAGAGACGAGGGAGAGACCACAGAGACCTTTGTTGCACAGATGACTGTCTTTGATAAGAATAG GAGATTGCAGCTGCTGGATGGGGAGTACGAGGTGTCGATGCAAGGGATGGAGGACAGCCCTGTCAGCAAGAAGCGAGCTACGTGGGAAACCATTCTGGATGGAAAG AGACTGCCACCATTTGAGACATTTTCTCAGGGACCCACATTGCAGTTCATGCTGCGTTGGACAGGTGATGCTAGCGGAAAATCCACTGCCCCCGTGGCAAAACCCCTTGCCACACGCAACTCCGACAGCTCCAGCCCCATGGAGACTAGAACCAGCAATCACCGAGCTGCCCTCATGA CAGTGAAAGAGTCAGTGAGCACAGACATTCAGACGAGGAAAGAGCAGGTCCTGTGTGAGCCGCGGCAGAAGCTACGTATATTTTATCAG TTCTTGTACAACAATAACACACGGCAGCAAACAGAGGCAAGAGATGATCTTCACTGTCCCTGGTGTACCCTGAATTGCAGCAAACTCTACAGCCTGCTCAAACACCTCAAACTCTCCCACTCTCGCTTCATCTTCAACTATGTG CCTCACCCCAAAGGAGCAAGGATAGACGTGTCCATCAATGAGTGCTATGACGGCTCATACGTTGGTAACCCTCAGGACATCCACAGCCAACCCGGCTTCGCTTTCAGCCGCAACGGCCCAGTTAAGAGGACTGCTGTAACTCACATACTGGTCTGCAG GCCCAAGAGGACCAAACCGAGTCTGTCAGAGTTCCTGGAGACTGAGGACGGAGAGTTGGAGCAGCAGAGGACCTATGTCAGCGGACACAACCGCCTCTACTTCCACAGTGACAGCTGCATGCCCCTGCGGCcccaggagatggaggaggacagTGAGGACGAGCGAGATCCAGAGTGGCTCAGAGAGAAGACCGCCACG CAACTGGATGAGTTCACAGATGTCAatgagggagagaaggaagtGATGAAGCTGTGGAACCTGCATGTCATGAAGTACGG TTTCATAGCCGACAACCAGATGAATCAGGCCATCATGCTTTTCGCAGAGAAAACTGGCGCTCACATCATCCGTCGCAACCTCTGCCGCAACTTCCTCCTGCATCTAGTCAGCATGCACGACTTCAACCTGGTGAGCACGGCCACCATCGACCGCGCAATGGCCCGTCTGCGACAGATCCGAGAGGAGCTTCCGGACgtcgaggaggaggagcaggaccAGACTCTGGTACCGGCAGGAGCCTGCAACGGCAACGTCGTCACCTCCGCCGGAGGGAAACAGGGCAAGAGGACAAAAAGCGCACTAACGGAATga
- the suz12b gene encoding polycomb protein suz12-B isoform X6: MPSARNSGDIMSGASCKANGAVYPASSAMMNSVKKPKMEQIQADHELFLQAFEKPTQIYRFLRTRNLIAPIFLHRTLTFMSHRNGRTNAKRKTFKVDDMLQTVERMKEEQDSLSLSSHLQLTFTGFFHKDEKPSQNSENEQNSVSLEVLLVKVCHKKRKDVSCPIKQVPTGKKQVPLNPDSNQTKHGSYPSLLVSSNEFEPSNSHMVKSYSLLFRVSRTGRRDTNGLVNGEANENIDTPSRKKRSSSHRDEGETTETFVAQMTVFDKNRRLQLLDGEYEVSMQGMEDSPVSKKRATWETILDGKRLPPFETFSQGPTLQFMLRWTGDASGKSTAPVAKPLATRNSDSSSPMETRTSNHRAALMMKESVSTDIQTRKEQVLCEPRQKLRIFYQFLYNNNTRQQTEARDDLHCPWCTLNCSKLYSLLKHLKLSHSRFIFNYVPHPKGARIDVSINECYDGSYVGNPQDIHSQPGFAFSRNGPVKRTAVTHILVCRPKRTKPSLSEFLETEDGELEQQRTYVSGHNRLYFHSDSCMPLRPQEMEEDSEDERDPEWLREKTATQLDEFTDVNEGEKEVMKLWNLHVMKYGFIADNQMNQAIMLFAEKTGAHIIRRNLCRNFLLHLVSMHDFNLVSTATIDRAMARLRQIREELPDVEEEEQDQTLVPAGACNGNVVTSAGGKQGKRTKSALTE; this comes from the exons ATGCCATCAGCCAGG AACTCAGGTGATATTATGAGTGGGGCTAGTTGTAAAGCTAACGGAGCTGTGTACCCGGCCTCATCAGCCATGATGAACTCTGTGAAGAAGCCGAAGATGGAGCAGATCCAGGCCGACCATGAGCTGTTCCTGCAGGCCTTTGAAA AACCAACTCAGATATACAGATTCCTCCGCACAAGGAATTTGATTGCA CCCATATTTTTGCACAGGACGCTCACCTTCATGTCTCACAGAAATGGCCGAACAAATGCCAAAAG GAAAACGTTCAAAGTGGACGACATGTTGCAGACAGTCGAGAGGATGAAAGAAGAGCAGGATTCTCTAAG TTTATCTTCACATCTACAGTTAACCTTCACTGGGTTCTTCCATAAGGATG AAAAGCCATCTCAgaattcagaaaatgaacaaaattcCGTGTCCTTAGAGGTGCTACTTGTCAAAGTCTGCCATAAAAAACGCAAG GATGTCAGCTGCCCGATAAAGCAAGTGCCTACAGGTAAAAAGCAGGTGCCTTTGAATCCTGACAGTAACCAAACCAAGCATGGCTCCTACCCCTCCTTACTGGTCTCCAGCAACGAGTTTGAGCCCAGCAACAGCCACATGGTCAAGTCCTACTCGCTCCTGTTCAGGGTGTCACGCACAGGGAGGAGAGATACTAATGGTCTAGTCAACGGAGAGGCCAACGAGAACATTG ATACTCCTAGTAGAAAGAAGAGAAGTTCATCCCATAGAGACGAGGGAGAGACCACAGAGACCTTTGTTGCACAGATGACTGTCTTTGATAAGAATAG GAGATTGCAGCTGCTGGATGGGGAGTACGAGGTGTCGATGCAAGGGATGGAGGACAGCCCTGTCAGCAAGAAGCGAGCTACGTGGGAAACCATTCTGGATGGAAAG AGACTGCCACCATTTGAGACATTTTCTCAGGGACCCACATTGCAGTTCATGCTGCGTTGGACAGGTGATGCTAGCGGAAAATCCACTGCCCCCGTGGCAAAACCCCTTGCCACACGCAACTCCGACAGCTCCAGCCCCATGGAGACTAGAACCAGCAATCACCGAGCTGCCCTCATGA TGAAAGAGTCAGTGAGCACAGACATTCAGACGAGGAAAGAGCAGGTCCTGTGTGAGCCGCGGCAGAAGCTACGTATATTTTATCAG TTCTTGTACAACAATAACACACGGCAGCAAACAGAGGCAAGAGATGATCTTCACTGTCCCTGGTGTACCCTGAATTGCAGCAAACTCTACAGCCTGCTCAAACACCTCAAACTCTCCCACTCTCGCTTCATCTTCAACTATGTG CCTCACCCCAAAGGAGCAAGGATAGACGTGTCCATCAATGAGTGCTATGACGGCTCATACGTTGGTAACCCTCAGGACATCCACAGCCAACCCGGCTTCGCTTTCAGCCGCAACGGCCCAGTTAAGAGGACTGCTGTAACTCACATACTGGTCTGCAG GCCCAAGAGGACCAAACCGAGTCTGTCAGAGTTCCTGGAGACTGAGGACGGAGAGTTGGAGCAGCAGAGGACCTATGTCAGCGGACACAACCGCCTCTACTTCCACAGTGACAGCTGCATGCCCCTGCGGCcccaggagatggaggaggacagTGAGGACGAGCGAGATCCAGAGTGGCTCAGAGAGAAGACCGCCACG CAACTGGATGAGTTCACAGATGTCAatgagggagagaaggaagtGATGAAGCTGTGGAACCTGCATGTCATGAAGTACGG TTTCATAGCCGACAACCAGATGAATCAGGCCATCATGCTTTTCGCAGAGAAAACTGGCGCTCACATCATCCGTCGCAACCTCTGCCGCAACTTCCTCCTGCATCTAGTCAGCATGCACGACTTCAACCTGGTGAGCACGGCCACCATCGACCGCGCAATGGCCCGTCTGCGACAGATCCGAGAGGAGCTTCCGGACgtcgaggaggaggagcaggaccAGACTCTGGTACCGGCAGGAGCCTGCAACGGCAACGTCGTCACCTCCGCCGGAGGGAAACAGGGCAAGAGGACAAAAAGCGCACTAACGGAATga
- the suz12b gene encoding polycomb protein suz12-B isoform X1, with product MPSARNSGDIMSGASCKANGAVYPASSAMMNSVKKPKMEQIQADHELFLQAFEKPTQIYRFLRTRNLIAPIFLHRTLTFMSHRNGRTNAKRKTFKVDDMLQTVERMKEEQDSLSLSSHLQLTFTGFFHKDEKPSQNSENEQNSVSLEVLLVKVCHKKRKDVSCPIKQVPTGKKQVPLNPDSNQTKHGSYPSLLVSSNEFEPSNSHMVKSYSLLFRVSRTGRRDTNGLVNGEANENIDVIDTPSRKKRSSSHRDEGETTETFVAQMTVFDKNRRLQLLDGEYEVSMQGMEDSPVSKKRATWETILDGKRLPPFETFSQGPTLQFMLRWTGDASGKSTAPVAKPLATRNSDSSSPMETRTSNHRAALMTVKESVSTDIQTRKEQVLCEPRQKLRIFYQFLYNNNTRQQTEARDDLHCPWCTLNCSKLYSLLKHLKLSHSRFIFNYVPHPKGARIDVSINECYDGSYVGNPQDIHSQPGFAFSRNGPVKRTAVTHILVCRPKRTKPSLSEFLETEDGELEQQRTYVSGHNRLYFHSDSCMPLRPQEMEEDSEDERDPEWLREKTATQLDEFTDVNEGEKEVMKLWNLHVMKYGFIADNQMNQAIMLFAEKTGAHIIRRNLCRNFLLHLVSMHDFNLVSTATIDRAMARLRQIREELPDVEEEEQDQTLVPAGACNGNVVTSAGGKQGKRTKSALTE from the exons ATGCCATCAGCCAGG AACTCAGGTGATATTATGAGTGGGGCTAGTTGTAAAGCTAACGGAGCTGTGTACCCGGCCTCATCAGCCATGATGAACTCTGTGAAGAAGCCGAAGATGGAGCAGATCCAGGCCGACCATGAGCTGTTCCTGCAGGCCTTTGAAA AACCAACTCAGATATACAGATTCCTCCGCACAAGGAATTTGATTGCA CCCATATTTTTGCACAGGACGCTCACCTTCATGTCTCACAGAAATGGCCGAACAAATGCCAAAAG GAAAACGTTCAAAGTGGACGACATGTTGCAGACAGTCGAGAGGATGAAAGAAGAGCAGGATTCTCTAAG TTTATCTTCACATCTACAGTTAACCTTCACTGGGTTCTTCCATAAGGATG AAAAGCCATCTCAgaattcagaaaatgaacaaaattcCGTGTCCTTAGAGGTGCTACTTGTCAAAGTCTGCCATAAAAAACGCAAG GATGTCAGCTGCCCGATAAAGCAAGTGCCTACAGGTAAAAAGCAGGTGCCTTTGAATCCTGACAGTAACCAAACCAAGCATGGCTCCTACCCCTCCTTACTGGTCTCCAGCAACGAGTTTGAGCCCAGCAACAGCCACATGGTCAAGTCCTACTCGCTCCTGTTCAGGGTGTCACGCACAGGGAGGAGAGATACTAATGGTCTAGTCAACGGAGAGGCCAACGAGAACATTG ATGTAATAGATACTCCTAGTAGAAAGAAGAGAAGTTCATCCCATAGAGACGAGGGAGAGACCACAGAGACCTTTGTTGCACAGATGACTGTCTTTGATAAGAATAG GAGATTGCAGCTGCTGGATGGGGAGTACGAGGTGTCGATGCAAGGGATGGAGGACAGCCCTGTCAGCAAGAAGCGAGCTACGTGGGAAACCATTCTGGATGGAAAG AGACTGCCACCATTTGAGACATTTTCTCAGGGACCCACATTGCAGTTCATGCTGCGTTGGACAGGTGATGCTAGCGGAAAATCCACTGCCCCCGTGGCAAAACCCCTTGCCACACGCAACTCCGACAGCTCCAGCCCCATGGAGACTAGAACCAGCAATCACCGAGCTGCCCTCATGA CAGTGAAAGAGTCAGTGAGCACAGACATTCAGACGAGGAAAGAGCAGGTCCTGTGTGAGCCGCGGCAGAAGCTACGTATATTTTATCAG TTCTTGTACAACAATAACACACGGCAGCAAACAGAGGCAAGAGATGATCTTCACTGTCCCTGGTGTACCCTGAATTGCAGCAAACTCTACAGCCTGCTCAAACACCTCAAACTCTCCCACTCTCGCTTCATCTTCAACTATGTG CCTCACCCCAAAGGAGCAAGGATAGACGTGTCCATCAATGAGTGCTATGACGGCTCATACGTTGGTAACCCTCAGGACATCCACAGCCAACCCGGCTTCGCTTTCAGCCGCAACGGCCCAGTTAAGAGGACTGCTGTAACTCACATACTGGTCTGCAG GCCCAAGAGGACCAAACCGAGTCTGTCAGAGTTCCTGGAGACTGAGGACGGAGAGTTGGAGCAGCAGAGGACCTATGTCAGCGGACACAACCGCCTCTACTTCCACAGTGACAGCTGCATGCCCCTGCGGCcccaggagatggaggaggacagTGAGGACGAGCGAGATCCAGAGTGGCTCAGAGAGAAGACCGCCACG CAACTGGATGAGTTCACAGATGTCAatgagggagagaaggaagtGATGAAGCTGTGGAACCTGCATGTCATGAAGTACGG TTTCATAGCCGACAACCAGATGAATCAGGCCATCATGCTTTTCGCAGAGAAAACTGGCGCTCACATCATCCGTCGCAACCTCTGCCGCAACTTCCTCCTGCATCTAGTCAGCATGCACGACTTCAACCTGGTGAGCACGGCCACCATCGACCGCGCAATGGCCCGTCTGCGACAGATCCGAGAGGAGCTTCCGGACgtcgaggaggaggagcaggaccAGACTCTGGTACCGGCAGGAGCCTGCAACGGCAACGTCGTCACCTCCGCCGGAGGGAAACAGGGCAAGAGGACAAAAAGCGCACTAACGGAATga
- the suz12b gene encoding polycomb protein suz12-B isoform X3 yields MPSARNSGDIMSGASCKANGAVYPASSAMMNSVKKPKMEQIQADHELFLQAFEKPTQIYRFLRTRNLIAPIFLHRTLTFMSHRNGRTNAKRKTFKVDDMLQTVERMKEEQDSLSLSSHLQLTFTGFFHKDEKPSQNSENEQNSVSLEVLLVKVCHKKRKDVSCPIKQVPTGKKQVPLNPDSNQTKHGSYPSLLVSSNEFEPSNSHMVKSYSLLFRVSRTGRRDTNGLVNGEANENIDVIDTPSRKKRSSSHRDEGETTETFVAQMTVFDKNRRLQLLDGEYEVSMQGMEDSPVSKKRATWETILDGKRLPPFETFSQGPTLQFMLRWTGDASGKSTAPVAKPLATRNSDSSSPMETRTSNHRAALMTVKESVSTDIQTRKEQVLCEPRQKLRIFYQFLYNNNTRQQTEARDDLHCPWCTLNCSKLYSLLKHLKLSHSRFIFNYVPHPKGARIDVSINECYDGSYVGNPQDIHSQPGFAFSRNGPVKRTAVTHILVCRPKRTKPSLSEFLETEDGELEQQRTYVSGHNRLYFHSDSCMPLRPQEMEEDSEDERDPEWLREKTATQLDEFTDVNEGEKEVMKLWNLHVMNFIADNQMNQAIMLFAEKTGAHIIRRNLCRNFLLHLVSMHDFNLVSTATIDRAMARLRQIREELPDVEEEEQDQTLVPAGACNGNVVTSAGGKQGKRTKSALTE; encoded by the exons ATGCCATCAGCCAGG AACTCAGGTGATATTATGAGTGGGGCTAGTTGTAAAGCTAACGGAGCTGTGTACCCGGCCTCATCAGCCATGATGAACTCTGTGAAGAAGCCGAAGATGGAGCAGATCCAGGCCGACCATGAGCTGTTCCTGCAGGCCTTTGAAA AACCAACTCAGATATACAGATTCCTCCGCACAAGGAATTTGATTGCA CCCATATTTTTGCACAGGACGCTCACCTTCATGTCTCACAGAAATGGCCGAACAAATGCCAAAAG GAAAACGTTCAAAGTGGACGACATGTTGCAGACAGTCGAGAGGATGAAAGAAGAGCAGGATTCTCTAAG TTTATCTTCACATCTACAGTTAACCTTCACTGGGTTCTTCCATAAGGATG AAAAGCCATCTCAgaattcagaaaatgaacaaaattcCGTGTCCTTAGAGGTGCTACTTGTCAAAGTCTGCCATAAAAAACGCAAG GATGTCAGCTGCCCGATAAAGCAAGTGCCTACAGGTAAAAAGCAGGTGCCTTTGAATCCTGACAGTAACCAAACCAAGCATGGCTCCTACCCCTCCTTACTGGTCTCCAGCAACGAGTTTGAGCCCAGCAACAGCCACATGGTCAAGTCCTACTCGCTCCTGTTCAGGGTGTCACGCACAGGGAGGAGAGATACTAATGGTCTAGTCAACGGAGAGGCCAACGAGAACATTG ATGTAATAGATACTCCTAGTAGAAAGAAGAGAAGTTCATCCCATAGAGACGAGGGAGAGACCACAGAGACCTTTGTTGCACAGATGACTGTCTTTGATAAGAATAG GAGATTGCAGCTGCTGGATGGGGAGTACGAGGTGTCGATGCAAGGGATGGAGGACAGCCCTGTCAGCAAGAAGCGAGCTACGTGGGAAACCATTCTGGATGGAAAG AGACTGCCACCATTTGAGACATTTTCTCAGGGACCCACATTGCAGTTCATGCTGCGTTGGACAGGTGATGCTAGCGGAAAATCCACTGCCCCCGTGGCAAAACCCCTTGCCACACGCAACTCCGACAGCTCCAGCCCCATGGAGACTAGAACCAGCAATCACCGAGCTGCCCTCATGA CAGTGAAAGAGTCAGTGAGCACAGACATTCAGACGAGGAAAGAGCAGGTCCTGTGTGAGCCGCGGCAGAAGCTACGTATATTTTATCAG TTCTTGTACAACAATAACACACGGCAGCAAACAGAGGCAAGAGATGATCTTCACTGTCCCTGGTGTACCCTGAATTGCAGCAAACTCTACAGCCTGCTCAAACACCTCAAACTCTCCCACTCTCGCTTCATCTTCAACTATGTG CCTCACCCCAAAGGAGCAAGGATAGACGTGTCCATCAATGAGTGCTATGACGGCTCATACGTTGGTAACCCTCAGGACATCCACAGCCAACCCGGCTTCGCTTTCAGCCGCAACGGCCCAGTTAAGAGGACTGCTGTAACTCACATACTGGTCTGCAG GCCCAAGAGGACCAAACCGAGTCTGTCAGAGTTCCTGGAGACTGAGGACGGAGAGTTGGAGCAGCAGAGGACCTATGTCAGCGGACACAACCGCCTCTACTTCCACAGTGACAGCTGCATGCCCCTGCGGCcccaggagatggaggaggacagTGAGGACGAGCGAGATCCAGAGTGGCTCAGAGAGAAGACCGCCACG CAACTGGATGAGTTCACAGATGTCAatgagggagagaaggaagtGATGAAGCTGTGGAACCTGCATGTCATGAA TTTCATAGCCGACAACCAGATGAATCAGGCCATCATGCTTTTCGCAGAGAAAACTGGCGCTCACATCATCCGTCGCAACCTCTGCCGCAACTTCCTCCTGCATCTAGTCAGCATGCACGACTTCAACCTGGTGAGCACGGCCACCATCGACCGCGCAATGGCCCGTCTGCGACAGATCCGAGAGGAGCTTCCGGACgtcgaggaggaggagcaggaccAGACTCTGGTACCGGCAGGAGCCTGCAACGGCAACGTCGTCACCTCCGCCGGAGGGAAACAGGGCAAGAGGACAAAAAGCGCACTAACGGAATga
- the suz12b gene encoding polycomb protein suz12-B isoform X5 has translation MPSARNSGDIMSGASCKANGAVYPASSAMMNSVKKPKMEQIQADHELFLQAFEKPTQIYRFLRTRNLIAPIFLHRTLTFMSHRNGRTNAKRKTFKVDDMLQTVERMKEEQDSLSLSSHLQLTFTGFFHKDEKPSQNSENEQNSVSLEVLLVKVCHKKRKDVSCPIKQVPTGKKQVPLNPDSNQTKHGSYPSLLVSSNEFEPSNSHMVKSYSLLFRVSRTGRRDTNGLVNGEANENIDTPSRKKRSSSHRDEGETTETFVAQMTVFDKNRRLQLLDGEYEVSMQGMEDSPVSKKRATWETILDGKRLPPFETFSQGPTLQFMLRWTGDASGKSTAPVAKPLATRNSDSSSPMETRTSNHRAALMTVKESVSTDIQTRKEQVLCEPRQKLRIFYQFLYNNNTRQQTEARDDLHCPWCTLNCSKLYSLLKHLKLSHSRFIFNYVPHPKGARIDVSINECYDGSYVGNPQDIHSQPGFAFSRNGPVKRTAVTHILVCRPKRTKPSLSEFLETEDGELEQQRTYVSGHNRLYFHSDSCMPLRPQEMEEDSEDERDPEWLREKTATQLDEFTDVNEGEKEVMKLWNLHVMKYGFIADNQMNQAIMLFAEKTGAHIIRRNLCRNFLLHLVSMHDFNLVSTATIDRAMARLRQIREELPDVEEEEQDQTLVPAGACNGNVVTSAGGKQGKRTKSALTE, from the exons ATGCCATCAGCCAGG AACTCAGGTGATATTATGAGTGGGGCTAGTTGTAAAGCTAACGGAGCTGTGTACCCGGCCTCATCAGCCATGATGAACTCTGTGAAGAAGCCGAAGATGGAGCAGATCCAGGCCGACCATGAGCTGTTCCTGCAGGCCTTTGAAA AACCAACTCAGATATACAGATTCCTCCGCACAAGGAATTTGATTGCA CCCATATTTTTGCACAGGACGCTCACCTTCATGTCTCACAGAAATGGCCGAACAAATGCCAAAAG GAAAACGTTCAAAGTGGACGACATGTTGCAGACAGTCGAGAGGATGAAAGAAGAGCAGGATTCTCTAAG TTTATCTTCACATCTACAGTTAACCTTCACTGGGTTCTTCCATAAGGATG AAAAGCCATCTCAgaattcagaaaatgaacaaaattcCGTGTCCTTAGAGGTGCTACTTGTCAAAGTCTGCCATAAAAAACGCAAG GATGTCAGCTGCCCGATAAAGCAAGTGCCTACAGGTAAAAAGCAGGTGCCTTTGAATCCTGACAGTAACCAAACCAAGCATGGCTCCTACCCCTCCTTACTGGTCTCCAGCAACGAGTTTGAGCCCAGCAACAGCCACATGGTCAAGTCCTACTCGCTCCTGTTCAGGGTGTCACGCACAGGGAGGAGAGATACTAATGGTCTAGTCAACGGAGAGGCCAACGAGAACATTG ATACTCCTAGTAGAAAGAAGAGAAGTTCATCCCATAGAGACGAGGGAGAGACCACAGAGACCTTTGTTGCACAGATGACTGTCTTTGATAAGAATAG GAGATTGCAGCTGCTGGATGGGGAGTACGAGGTGTCGATGCAAGGGATGGAGGACAGCCCTGTCAGCAAGAAGCGAGCTACGTGGGAAACCATTCTGGATGGAAAG AGACTGCCACCATTTGAGACATTTTCTCAGGGACCCACATTGCAGTTCATGCTGCGTTGGACAGGTGATGCTAGCGGAAAATCCACTGCCCCCGTGGCAAAACCCCTTGCCACACGCAACTCCGACAGCTCCAGCCCCATGGAGACTAGAACCAGCAATCACCGAGCTGCCCTCATGA CAGTGAAAGAGTCAGTGAGCACAGACATTCAGACGAGGAAAGAGCAGGTCCTGTGTGAGCCGCGGCAGAAGCTACGTATATTTTATCAG TTCTTGTACAACAATAACACACGGCAGCAAACAGAGGCAAGAGATGATCTTCACTGTCCCTGGTGTACCCTGAATTGCAGCAAACTCTACAGCCTGCTCAAACACCTCAAACTCTCCCACTCTCGCTTCATCTTCAACTATGTG CCTCACCCCAAAGGAGCAAGGATAGACGTGTCCATCAATGAGTGCTATGACGGCTCATACGTTGGTAACCCTCAGGACATCCACAGCCAACCCGGCTTCGCTTTCAGCCGCAACGGCCCAGTTAAGAGGACTGCTGTAACTCACATACTGGTCTGCAG GCCCAAGAGGACCAAACCGAGTCTGTCAGAGTTCCTGGAGACTGAGGACGGAGAGTTGGAGCAGCAGAGGACCTATGTCAGCGGACACAACCGCCTCTACTTCCACAGTGACAGCTGCATGCCCCTGCGGCcccaggagatggaggaggacagTGAGGACGAGCGAGATCCAGAGTGGCTCAGAGAGAAGACCGCCACG CAACTGGATGAGTTCACAGATGTCAatgagggagagaaggaagtGATGAAGCTGTGGAACCTGCATGTCATGAAGTACGG TTTCATAGCCGACAACCAGATGAATCAGGCCATCATGCTTTTCGCAGAGAAAACTGGCGCTCACATCATCCGTCGCAACCTCTGCCGCAACTTCCTCCTGCATCTAGTCAGCATGCACGACTTCAACCTGGTGAGCACGGCCACCATCGACCGCGCAATGGCCCGTCTGCGACAGATCCGAGAGGAGCTTCCGGACgtcgaggaggaggagcaggaccAGACTCTGGTACCGGCAGGAGCCTGCAACGGCAACGTCGTCACCTCCGCCGGAGGGAAACAGGGCAAGAGGACAAAAAGCGCACTAACGGAATga